The genomic DNA ACGCCGGCCTCGGCGCCTCGGATGAAGAGGCCCGCATCCTCAGCGCCCTCGAAAACCTCTTCCCCGTCAACAGCGACGCCTCGCTGACGAACCAGCTCAGCCGGTTCTGGGACGGATGGAGCGATGTGGCCGACACACCAACGAGCCTTTCGGCGCGCGTGGCGCTCATCAACCGGGCCCAGAGCCTGACGCTGACCCTGAACCGCATCTCGACGGACATCGACCGGCTCCAGGACGACAGCATCGCCCAGCTCTCGCAGACGGTCGTCGACTTCAACTTCCGGCTCGACGAAATCGGCCGGCTCAACCAGCGCATCGCCACGGGCCGCGCGGCCAACGCGCCCGATCTGGCCGGCGAGGACCGCCGGGACCAGCTCGTGAAAGAACTCTCCGAGATGGCGCCCCTGCAGATCCAGCTCGACGACCAGGGCATGTATAACGTCACGATCGGCGGCATGGTCGTCGTCCAGGGCGACACGGTGGAACACCTTGATCTCGACACGACCGGCGTGCTCCCGACGCTGACGTTCGAAAGCTCCGGCATCTCCTTCAACCCGACGCCCGGCGACGACGGCCGGCTCGGTGCGCTGATGCGCGCCCTGACCGTCGCCTATCCCGACGCGCGCCAGCAGCTGGACGACCTCGCGAGCACCCTCGTGGATCGCATCAACACACTCCACAGCAACGGCTTCGGGCTCGACGGGAATACCGGACTCAACTTTTTCGATCCGGCCGGCGTGACCGCCGGCACCATCGCGCTGTCCACCGATATCGCCGATCCCCGATCGATCGCCGCGTCGGACGACCCGGACCCGACGGTCCTCAGCGACAACGACACCGCGCTCGCCATCCTGGCGGAACGCACCGTGGACCAGGCCCCGCTCGGGGATGTGTCGTTCGAGGAACACGCCATCAACATGACCAGCGAGATCGGCGCCCAGGTCCAGCGCGCCAACGATCAGTACGAGGGGCACCTGGCGGTCGTCAACTACCTCGGCGCCCTCGAACGCGGCGTCTCGGCCGTTTCGATCAACGAGGAGCTGTCCAACCTGATCCTCTACCAGCAAACGTTCGCGGCGGCGGCGCGCGTGCTCAGCACGGCCCAGTCGATGATGGATACGCTGTTGTCGCTCCCGTGACGGCTGTCTCGCCGCTCCACCACTTCATCTCAACCATTCGTACGTCATGAGCATGGAATCCAGCGCGGTATCCCGCGCGATGAGCCTTTCGAGCGTGGCCTTTCAGGGGACGCTGCTCAACAAACAGCGCGAACTATCGGTGGCCCAGGAGCAGCTCGCGTCGGGCCTTCGGATCAACCGCGCCTCCGACGACGCCGCGGGGTACGCCCGGGCGCGCCAGTTCGAGCAATTGCAGAACCGGTACGACCAGTACGAACGGACGATGTCGGTCGCCCGGAGCTGGATCGATCATACGCAGGCCAACCTCGAGGGCCTCTCGAACCTGTTTTCGGAGGCCTATCAGAGCAGCGTGGGCGCGGCGAACGAGACGCTCGACCAGGGCGAGCGCGACGCCATCGCGACGCTCATCGACACGCTGAAGGAGAGCACGATCGA from Rhodothermales bacterium includes the following:
- the flgK gene encoding flagellar hook-associated protein FlgK yields the protein MSINQLIELTRRSFRTTSAVINTIGQNIANENTEGFSRRRVSLESASIASPGVQVVTPMGTSTGIGVSIGDIDRVRDQVLAAATWEANAGLGASDEEARILSALENLFPVNSDASLTNQLSRFWDGWSDVADTPTSLSARVALINRAQSLTLTLNRISTDIDRLQDDSIAQLSQTVVDFNFRLDEIGRLNQRIATGRAANAPDLAGEDRRDQLVKELSEMAPLQIQLDDQGMYNVTIGGMVVVQGDTVEHLDLDTTGVLPTLTFESSGISFNPTPGDDGRLGALMRALTVAYPDARQQLDDLASTLVDRINTLHSNGFGLDGNTGLNFFDPAGVTAGTIALSTDIADPRSIAASDDPDPTVLSDNDTALAILAERTVDQAPLGDVSFEEHAINMTSEIGAQVQRANDQYEGHLAVVNYLGALERGVSAVSINEELSNLILYQQTFAAAARVLSTAQSMMDTLLSLP